Proteins co-encoded in one Plasmodium berghei ANKA genome assembly, chromosome: 11 genomic window:
- a CDS encoding stearoyl-CoA desaturase, putative gives MALQMNFGDAIMAIWSVLDENDWNVKYVVIIYISYIVGLASCYFLRKICSQSFVNFIKLLKGVLVSIISVMSLKYLNINTRVGVNLLHIYNIVQVCSFLEVFSIRIKNTNNKLSNDQTSIVNKYELDNENVDHHTLIGDASQHLEKITKTILNDKKSLEENKGILKEKELIEQIEQEEKKEEEYMKAKNVSNSKKRNSGSKINLVWIYVLFSKTFNVIYFSLFWKLIPNLIIVKIFLTLQLCTSLIYTAKNVYKSNSNIKLLQKLLDGLNIVYYIFISLFFTKILYTFDDNYNNNLIQNFAVVSIVFHMYYGYMAFVKYIYDYYKQFRPSLFSFILFFHIFSIIGIIKLYHHEHRKSLLIQCITFYLINGFGITFGAHRLWSHRAFKASTFVQVLFLILNSFANQGSVIIWAKNHRLHHKYSDTKYDPHNIRNGFFYSHVGWLLYQKTKFVKEKEKEIYVDDLLQNPILILQHKLDPYFNFFFCFIIPGIYTYYMYNNFWDGFLILGALRWIITLHATWSINSASHSFGHRPYNADIKASNNIFTSIVALGEGCHNYHHVFPYCYAMNENFYILSINPTKYVIQLFYYLGLVWDLKSAQNICKEVRLRESLKIEQRNKRLSENIKNQILKKEDTSYITDLMNSFKAFCNDYINISTFMYILYFLRDITIMFTIFLMHIWYCYNKYGNGATFSKLSLESNKLFNIILFTLFHIILYALPMGTMFISLYSLVYECKRGLIFKNQFLNNLFGSIISSFILLPYSSEKSRKSLLTSLNEDFFKVLKGPIYFDLYIIIFSLVSVLYGFIAYGFGYFYFCTFFLVPYIVFNAWLLLYIYLLKNPPCLNAQMHTKDVDINILNYVAFQSLLEWKKNNSIYQSKKRLYKFIFSFINFMHHHLCYTYVVEFINSKIPSYRTKEIYKYFDKTLDQYYFMRNDKFMEILKEFL, from the exons ATGGCGTTACAAATGAATTTTGGTGACGCAATCATGGCTATTTGGAGTGTGTTAGACGAAAATGATTGGAATGTTAAATATgtagtaataatatatatatcatatattgTTGGTTTGGCTTCTTGCTATTTTTtgagaaaaatatgttcTCAAtcttttgttaattttataaaacttTTAAAAGGCGTTTTAGTTTCAATAATTTCTGTGATGAGcttgaaatatttaaacaTAAATACCAGAGTAGGTGTTAATTTACttcacatatataatattgtgCAGGTGTGTAGTTTTTTAGAAGTATTTAGCAtaagaattaaaaacacAAATAACAAATTGTCAAACGATCAAACTTCaattgttaataaatatgagttagataatgaaaatgtaGACCACCACACATTAATAGGGGACGCATCACAAcatttagaaaaaataacaaagaCCATTTtgaatgataaaaaatccTTAGAGGAAAATAAAggaatattaaaagaaaaggaACTTATAGAACAAATTGAacaagaagaaaaaaaagaagaagaatatatgaaagcaaaaaatgttagtaattccaaaaaaagaaatagtggaagtaaaataaatttagtttggatttatgttttattttcaaaaacattcaatgtaatatatttttctttattttggAAGTTAATACCCAATTTgataatagtaaaaatatttttgaccTTACAGTTATGTACAAGCTTGATTTATACTGCTAAAAATGTTTACAAAAGCaattcaaatataaaattattacaaaaattattagaTGGACttaatattgtatattatatttttataagtttattttttacaaagatattatatacatttgatgacaattataataataatttaatacaAAACTTCGCAGTCGTTTCTATTGTCTTTCATATGTATTATGGATACATGGCatttgttaaatatatttatgattaTTATAAGCAATTCAGAccatcattattttcatttatattgttttttcatatattttccataatTGGAATAATCAAATTATATCACCATGAACACCGAAAATCCTTGTTAATACAG TGCATAACATTTTACCTCATTAACGGATTTGGAATAACATTCGGTGCCCATCGATTGTGGTCACATAGAGCATTTAAAGCTAGTACATTCGTACAAGTTTTATTTCTAATTTTGAATAGTTTTGCAAATCAAGGTAGTGTAATAATATGGGCAAAGAATCATCGTTTACATCACAAATACAGTGATACAAAATATGATCCTCATAATATAAGAAAtggttttttttatagtcATGTTGGATGGttattatatcaaaaaacaaaatttgtaaaggaaaaagaaaaagaaatttatGTCGACGATTTATTACAAAATCCAATTCTTATATTACAACATAAATTAGATCCATATTtcaacttttttttttgcttcaTAATACCAGGTATATATACCTACTATATGTATAACAATTTTTGGGATGggtttttaattttaggCGCTCTTAGATGGATTATTACCTTACATGCTACTTGGTCAATTAACAGTGCTTCTCATTCATTTGGCCATAGACCATATAATGCTGATATAAAAGCTTctaacaatatttttacatcAATAGTAGCTCTTGGAGAGGGATGTCATAATTATCATCACGTATTTCCATATTGTTATGCTAtgaatgaaaatttttatattcttagCATAAACCCCacaaaatatgtaatacaacttttttattatttgggATTAGTATGGGATTTGAAATCAgcacaaaatatatgtaaagaGGTTCGATTAAGAGaatcattaaaaatagaacaaagaaataaaagGTTAAgcgaaaatattaaaaatcaaatattgaaaaaagaaGACACAAGCTATATAACAGATTTAATGAATTCCTTTAAAGCATTTTGTAAcgattatataaatatttctacatttatgtatatattatactttttaaGAGACATTACTATTAtgtttactatttttttaatgcaCATATGGTAttgttataataaatatggaaaTGGAGCAAccttttcaaaattatcaCTAGAAAGTAATaaactttttaatattattttgtttacactttttcatataattctATATGCCTTACCCATGGGAACGATGTTTATAAGCCTCTATTCATTAGTTTATGAATGCAAAAGGGGATTAATCTTTAAAAATCAATTCCTTAACAACTTATTTGGTAGTATAATAtcatcttttattttattaccaTATTCCTCTGAAAAGTCAAGAAAATCCTTATTAACATCACTAAATGaagatttttttaaagtttTAAAAGGGCCAATATACtttgatttatatataattattttttctttagtATCAGTATTATATGGATTTATTGCTTACGGATTTgggtatttttatttttgcaCCTTTTTCTTAGTACcatatatagtttttaaTGCATGGTTATtactttatatttatttgttaaagAATCCGCCATGCTTAAATGCCCAGATGCATACAAAGGACgtagatataaatattttaaattatgttGCTTTTCAGTCATTATTagaatggaaaaaaaataattcaatttACCAAAGCAAGAAaagattatataaatttattttctcctttatcaattttatgCATCATCATTTATGTTATACGTATGTTGTggaatttataaattcaaaaatacCAAGCTATCGAACAAAGGAAATTTACAAGTACTTTGACAAAACTTTAGACCAATACTATTTTATGCGTAATGACAAGTTCAtggaaatattaaaagaatttttataa
- a CDS encoding histamine-releasing factor — protein sequence MKVYKDIFTNDEVCSDSYIQEDPFGNAEFREIAFEVKSNKRIKGNDDYGIADNSEDAVDGMGADVEHVIDIVDSFQLTSTSLSKKEYSAYVKNFMQRILKHLEEKKPDRVNIFKTKAQPLIKHILTNFDDFEFYMGESLDMEAGLIYSYYKGEEITPRFVYISDGLFEEKY from the coding sequence ATGAAAGTATATAAAGACATTTTTACAAATGATGAAGTATGCTCTGATTCATATATTCAAGAAGATCCATTTGGAAATGCGGAATTTCGTGAAATTGCTTTTGAAgtaaaatcaaataaaagaataaagGGAAATGATGACTATGGTATAGCTGATAATAGTGAAGATGCAGTAGATGGAATGGGAGCTGATGTTGAACACGTCATTGATATTGTTGACTCTTTTCAATTAACATCCACTAGTTTAAgcaaaaaagaatatagCGCTTATGTTAAAAACTTTATGCAAAGAATTCTTAAGCATTTAGAAGAGAAGAAACCAGATCgtgtaaatatttttaaaacaaagGCACAACCCttaattaaacatattttaacaaatttcGATGATTTTGAATTTTACATGGGAGAATCACTTGATATGGAAGCTGGtttaatttattcatattataaagGTGAAGAAATTACTCCTagatttgtttatatatcaGATGGTTTATTTGAAGAAAAATACTAA
- a CDS encoding WD repeat-containing protein, putative, whose amino-acid sequence MINTKKENIEGGKKSTIDKLDNNEYNATFLVENDNKENDIDHLNKQFEQNVNKCHDNSNTESNLESDSDNSEYFEKLLKNAKVINISSFNKNEIIADKREKGSINIPTDDKHSLMALSFIHNFMIEHEFIESLEVFEKEYFKKYGDDINILRKGKREDILTQNELLRNDFWNHQEFTKGIQNSLEEANKKVQKTIKERDYYLMHHKRVIQEKETLNKEIQKQKKEIQKIQNSIGEIRAKYESTLKEKMLVTLEKEKRDTKIEGLNKYIERLKNLLGNSGSPSLVNISSNDEKGNNLTESIISKEDKKISKKITKREDTSWPNNEDSPCELSENEYDKYNICVSSLSIEKSFNAHNSAVLGIAYNKEVQLIATGGDDGKWKTWSASNYELVMESQAHKKWIGDICFNKKGNILCTCSGDSKIKLWDMLKEKCIHTFMNSAGPIWSLSFHYEGNFFASASMDQTIRIFDMNSLRQRQILRGHVDSINCVNFHPFFKTLTSASADKTVSTWDMKSGLCINTFYGHNFPCNYSNFSTDGKWIYSCDSGGVVKIWDVRANRCLINIDAGPSSANKCPMDKNNKYLFIGSEDNTIKIFDVIEKKFVRTLKHEFPIKNIMVENNKLIYSLSNGDIFVRGQRTE is encoded by the exons ATGATAAACacaaaaaaggaaaatatcGAAGGAGGTAAAAAATCAACTATAGACAAATTagataataatgaatataatgcAACATTCCTAGtggaaaatgataataaagaaaatgatattgATCATTTGAATAAGCAATTTGAACAAAATGTAAACAAATGTCATGATAACTCAAATACAGAATCAAATCTAGAATCAGACAGTGATAATTCagaatattttgaaaagtTATTAAAGAATGCCAAAGTAATTAACATATCAAgctttaataaaaatgaaataatcGCAGACAAAa GAGAAAAAGGATCAATCAATATTCCAACTGATGATAAGCATTCTCTTATGGCTCTTTCATTCATACACAACTTTATGATTGAACATGAATTTATAGAATCACTTGAAGTATTTGAA aaggaatattttaaaaaatatggtgATGATATTAATATACTAAGAAAGGGTAAACGTGAAGATATACTTACTCAAAATGAGCTTTTGAGAAATGACTTTTGGAATCATCAAGAATTTACAAAGGGTATTCAAAATTCTCTAGAGGAAGCAAA TAAAAAAGTccaaaaaacaataaaggAAAGAGACTACTATTTAATGCATCATAAAAGAGTTATACAGGAGAAGGAAACCTTGAAta AAGAAATTcaaaagcaaaaaaaagaaattcaAAAGATTCAAAATTCGATAGGGGAAATAAGGGCTAAATACGAA tCTACacttaaagaaaaaatgcTAGTTACATtagaaaaggaaaaaagaGATACAAAAATCGAAGGTTTAAACAAGTATATTGAACGccttaaaaatttattaggAAATAGCGGATCCCCCTCATTGGTTAATATTTCTTCCAATGACGAAAAAGGTAATAATTTAACTGAAAGTATCATTTCAAaagaagataaaaaaatatcaaaaaaaattacaaaaagaGAAGATACCTCATGGCCCAATAATGAAGATTCCCCTTGTGAATTAAGTgaaaatgaatatgataaatataatatttgtgtTTCCTCTTTAAGCATTGAAAAATCCTTTAATGCTCATAACAGTGCAGTATTAGGTATTGCTTACAACAAAGAGGTTCAATTAATAGCAACAGGAGGTGATGACGGTAAATGGAAAACGTGGAGTGCGTCAAATTATGAATTAGTGATGGAATCACAAGctcataaaaaatggataggagatatatgttttaataaaaaagggaatATCTTATGTACATGTAGTGGAGAttctaaaataaaattatgggATATGCTTAAAGAAAAGTGTATTCATACTTTTATGAATTCAGCCGGCCCTATATGGAGTCTATCATTTCATTATGAAg gaaatttttttgcatCTGCATCCATGGATCAGACAATCAGAATATTTGACATGAATAGCTTAAGACAAAGGCAAATATTAAGAGGGCACGTTGATAGCATAAATTGTGTAAATTTTCATCCATTTTTCAAAACCCTCACTAGTGCATCTGCTGATAAGACA gTATCAACATGGGATATGAAAAGTGGGCTATGTATAAATACTTTTTATGGGCATAACTTTCCGTGCAATTACTCTAATTTCAGTACagat gGAAAATGGATATATTCTTGTGATTCTGGAGGCGTCGTTAAAATTTGGGACGTTCGAGCAAATAGATGCCTTATCAATATCGACGCAG GACCATCAAGTGCAAATAAATGCCCAatggataaaaataataaatatttatttataggATCAGAAGATAATACAATcaaaat atttGATGTTATAGAGAAGAAATTTGTTAGGACACTAAAACATGAATTTCcaataaaa AATATTATGgtggaaaataataaactaatatattctttatcCAATGGAGACATTTTCGTAAGAGGACAACGAACGGAATAG
- a CDS encoding MORN repeat protein, putative, protein MKKNKDNSHMFSLKTERCNDQENNQVNENELSEIGKNIDKIFDEDVEKIKFDGDKTSHFFVKNTKLNDPPEECAKYDNISDTIVNKYKKIKILFDPTTCGPYICCIVILSKEENEQIEFIYPNIIDIKKNIFFKVNDENNLKSITPFNVWYRYEGYWMNDIKMLILERIYLFNEVNSDNALLYFNNDKTSIFNKEYNIMYGDSGNRYYIISLNYFENCKYKEIIIISQIPYYDFIYTRFIPVAQSLIMNTVKEKMGENNDKVKKFDMNIDKRGDDEKGIIINNSGKKINYEKLKNFVDYFNTGKILEYITYEDYYVSLENSIENVNNMKIKNILIFLKAILLERKIALVSSKKGNTYEKLLLFLSFIPDIINFGFNIKNYEGKFDEWIKFKLPLILFHERYILLLHINNLQLFNEYTFGKNYLISTNTDSDVYKYVKDVVDVLYDIDKDEIFIKNGDLNNALTLTKYEINYLKTISLSFKSFFNFSSIFFENIKQYNNKSIFSSNKDDSNACSQNNAFQYNTNKKNDPPFYENMKNYCVSINNNNKGGFIRDSNHGYATNNQNNIDSNCVKNVNTNDEVNMLDEQNDSEVYASQFYNIEKNNYEGIGAISNVNIDKNVNKNINAYEKNEIYEHYCSPIEYIDDEDDGYIIDIKSLKIQQQNSYNLNIIKKEINISNNSINYIKENEENNEFKKQHITELRNHFHKYFNEFFMLSKQNYEEGVKEERENYNNNYNIHFLEMWNVTSNYNFFIEKDLKLNHFLKISKENNILFDKEDIENYYFIDDKLIIEKKNRKLENETENENIDKTKKEINKNLIDVLLISLKGYVYEGTYCKLKKCKEGIGKLIYNTHCITFYGEWKDDQINGSGHLLYSNKFKYFGKFKNNLFNGNGLYVDYLLNQYEGEFLNGFFNGNGKLIFNKNTYIGIFKDNDLIGKGKIIYENGNIYTGEIKSFLPHGYGFLSYNDTTVFEGVFWEGKKNGNGFLTIKNNPSSDEMLCIEGKWNNNEPVLKKNFHIIFPNKDKYIGKIYILPFGVYKKNNKNCNYLYSKNKIPNNISKQLHDVRKFIETNISNTDKVNNDDKNFIFTQGKNITMDKKIENKIFSNSVINIIKSVIRNSDDINSLEIRPDSNLNNTKLKAYARNSLPGDITKAIQNYSSNNNKCKLEYSENDSTQKNFNEKVEIYIKKKEAKLLKKCWELLNKNWITKIENKLKENYQVVEYLKEKQIYIIPHKKGLSIICNNNSSNNPSNEGAKKESYDGMFLLGMKHGYGIFFYDNINRYEGYWYRGMKHGYGILYEGNDIYYAHFNYDKLIKKEKILHEQLCNYNPKKDKLNEKQNYNDFLISQSFFDYKDVLFRVLSNYL, encoded by the exons atgaagaaaaataagGATAACTCACACATGTTTTCTCTAAAAACTGAAAG ATGCAATGATCAAGAAAACAACCAagtaaatgaaaatgaattatCCGAAATAGGAAAGAACattgataaaatttttgaCGAAGatgtagaaaaaataaaatttgacGGTGATAAGACAtcccatttttttgtaaaaaacaCGAAATTAAATGACCCCCCAGAAGAATGTGcaaaatatgataatatatctGATACAATAgttaataaatacaaaaaaataaaaatattatttgatcCTACAACATGTGGGCCTTATATCTGTtgtattgttattttatctaaagaagaaaatgaacaaattgaatttatttatccaaatataatagatataaaaaaaaatattttttttaaagttaatgatgaaaacaatttaaaatCAATAACACCATTTAATGTTTGGTATAGATATGAAGGGTATTGGATGAATGATATAAAGATGTTAATTTTAgaaagaatatatttatttaacgAAGTTAATTCGGATAATGCCcttctttattttaacaATGATAAAACTAGTATTTTCAATAAGGAATACAACATTATGTATGGAGATAGTGGTAAtagatattatataatatctttaaattattttgaaaattgcAAATATAaggaaattattattataagtCAAATTCCATATTATgattttatatacacacGATTTATTCCAGTTGCGCAATCATTAATAATGAACACagttaaagaaaaaatgggCGAAAATAATGACAAAGTAAAAAAGTTTGATATGAATATTGATAAGAGGGGTGACGATGAAAAGggtattataataaataatagtggaaaaaaaataaattatgaaaaattaaaaaactttgttgattattttaatacaGGAAAAATATTGGAATATATAACTTATGAGGATTACTATGTGAGTCTGGAAAATAGTATTGAAAATGtgaataatatgaaaataaaaaatattttaatttttttaaaagctatattattagaaaGAAAAATAGCTTTGGTGAGTTCTAAAAAAGGGAATacatatgaaaaattattattgtttttgtCATTCATACCtgatattataaattttggatttaacataaaaaattatgaaggAAAGTTTGACGAGTGGATAAAATTTAAGTTAccattaattttatttcatgaacgatatatattattattacatataaataaccttcaattatttaatgaatacacatttggaaaaaattatttaatatccACAAACACAGATAGcgatgtatataaatatgtaaaagATGTGGTAGATGTGTTATATGATATAGATAAagatgaaatatttataaaaaatggagaTTTAAATAATGCATTGACATTAACtaaatatgaaattaattatttaaaaacaattagtttatcttttaaatctttttttaatttttcttctatattttttgaaaatattaaacaatataataacaaaagtattttttcttcaaatAAGGATGATTCTAACGCATGCTCTCAGAATAATGCTTTTCAATATAATAccaacaaaaaaaatgatccacctttttatgaaaatatgaaaaattattgtgttagtattaataataataataaagggGGATTTATTAGGGATAGTAATCATGGTTATGCAACTAACAATCAGAATAATATCGATTCAAATTGTGTTAAAAATGTGAATACAAATGACGAAGTTAATATGTTGGATGAACAAAATGATTCAGAAGTATATGCATCACAATTCtataatatagaaaaaaataattatgaaggTATAGGAGCGATATCAAACGTCaatatagataaaaatgttaataaaaatatcaatgcatatgaaaaaaatgaaatatatgaacaTTATTGCAGTCCAATTGAATACATAGATGATGAAGATGatggatatataatagatatcaaatcattaaaaatacaacAACAAAATAGCtataatttgaatattattaagaaggaaataaatatatcaaataatagcataaattatataaaagaaaatgaagaaaataacgaatttaaaaaacaacATATTACAGAATTAAGAaatcattttcataaatattttaacgaattttttatgttaagcaaacaaaattatgaaGAAGGTGTAAAAGAAGAAagagaaaattataacaataatTACAATATACATTTTCTTGAAATGTGGAATGTAActtcaaattataatttttttatagaaaaGGATTTAAAActaaatcattttttaaaaatttcaaaagaaaataatatattatttgataaggaagatatagaaaattattattttatagatgataaattaattattgaaaaaaaaaacagaaaaCTGGAAAATGAAactgaaaatgaaaatatagataaaacaaaaaaagaaataaataaaaatttaatagatgttttattaatatcattaaaaGGTTATGTATATGAAGGAACTTAttgtaaattaaaaaagtgCAAAGAAGGAATTGGAaaacttatatataatacacaTTGTATAACATTTTATGGAGAATGGAAAGATGATCAAATAAATGGTTCAGGTCATTTACTGTATTCtaataaattcaaatattttggcaaatttaaaaataacttaTTTAATGGTAATGGGTTATATGTTGATTACTTATTAAATCAATATGAGGgtgaatttttaaatggtTTTTTTAATGGTAATGGGAaacttatatttaataaaaatacatatattggTATATTTAAAGATAATGATTTAATTGGAAAGggtaaaattatttatgaaaatggaaatatttatacaggagaaataaaaagtttCTTACCACATGGATATGGATTTTTATCTTATAATGATACTACCGTATTTGAAGGTGTTTTTTGggaaggaaaaaaaaatggaaatggCTTTTtaactataaaaaataatccaAGTTCTGATGAAATGTTATGTATCGAAGGGAAAtggaataataatgaacctgtattaaaaaaaaattttcatataatatttcctaacaaagataaatatataggtaagatttatattttaccTTTTggtgtatataaaaagaacAATAAGAATTGtaactatttatatagtaaaaataaaatacctAATAATATAAGTAAACAGTTACATGATGTGAGAAAATTTATTGAAACAAACATATCTAATACAGATAAAGTTAATAATGATgacaaaaattttatatttacacaaggtaaaaatataactatGGATAagaaaatagaaaataaaatattttcaaacaGTGTTATAAATATCATAAAATCCGTTATTCGCAACTCTGATGATATTAACAGTTTAGAAATAAGACCCGATAGCAATTTGAATAATACAAAACTGAAAGCATATGCAAGAAACTCTTTACCAGGTGATATAACAAAGGcaatacaaaattattcttcaaataataataaatgtaagCTGGAATATAGTGAAAATGATTctacacaaaaaaattttaacgAAAAGGTtgaaatttatataaagaaaaaagaagcaaaattattgaaaaaatgttGGGAACtattgaataaaaattggatcactaaaattgaaaataagttaaaagaaaattatcaaGTTGTTGAATATCtgaaagaaaaacaaatatatattatacccCATAAAAAGGGATTAAGCAtaatatgtaataataatagtagtAATAACCCCAGTAACGAGGGCGCTAAAAAAGAAAGCTACGATGGAATGTTCCTTTTAGGAATGAAGCATGGTTatggaatatttttttatgataatataaaccGATATGAAGGATATTGGTATAGGGGAATGAAACATGGATATGGAATTTTATATGAAggaaatgatatatattatgctcattttaattatgataaattaattaaaaaagaaaaaatattgcatGAACAGTTATGCAATTATAATCCTAAAAAAGATAAACTCaatgaaaaacaaaattataatgattttttaattagCCAATCCTTTTTTGATTATAAGGATGTTTTATTCCGAGTCTTGAGCAATTATCTTTAA